Proteins encoded in a region of the Alosa sapidissima isolate fAloSap1 chromosome 19, fAloSap1.pri, whole genome shotgun sequence genome:
- the LOC121693759 gene encoding glutathione-specific gamma-glutamylcyclotransferase 1-like has product MRPEDMMQELPDLWIFGYGSLVWKPDFKYKRRKVGYIRGYKRRFWHGDNFHRGSDKMPGRVVTLVEDHDACTWGVAYEVTGTQVQESLKYLNLREVVLGGYVTKMVEFRPREEGEAPLLALVYIATSDNPIYLGPASPGEIAAQIACCRGQTGHNIEYLLRLTEFMRLYCPEVEDEHLFSIEAAALALVL; this is encoded by the exons ATGAGGCCCGAAGACATGATGCAGGAGCTGCCAGATCTTTGGATATTCGGCTACGGCTCCTTGGTATGGAAACCGGACTTCAAGTACAAAAGACGCAAAGTTGGTTATATTCGGGGCTACAAGAGACGTTTTTGGCACGGGGACAACTTTCATAGAGGCAGTGATAAAATG CCTGGGAGAGTAGTGACATTGGTGGAGGATCATGAC GCCTGCACGTGGGGTGTGGCCTACGAGGTCACCGGCACACAAGTTCAGGAATCTCTCAAATACCTGAACCTCAGGGAGGTGGTGCTGGGCGGCTACGTGACCAAGATGGTGGAGTTCCGACCGCGGGAGGAGGGCGAAGCTCCTCTGCTGGCCTTGGTCTACATCGCCACCTCCGACAATCCCATCTACCTCGGGCCGGCCAGCCCCGGCGAGATCGCCGCCCAGATTGCCTGCTGCAGGGGTCAGACGGGTCACAACATCGAGTACCTCCTGCGCCTCACAGAGTTCATGAGGCTCTACTGCCCAGAGGTGGAGGACGAGCACCTCTTCTCCATCGAGGCGGCTGCCTTGGCCTTGGTGCTGTGA
- the dll4 gene encoding delta-like protein 4 translates to MALWYKILVLSLMITTQAYGSGVFELGLHEFKNDYRLLSNGEACGPECRTFFRVCLKNYQTVVTPGECIFGSNITPVLGTKSFSVMKNGGVNKPIRLPIDFSWPGSFSLIIEAWYAPTQELLDTSNPELLISFFATQRKLEVGAEWSRDHLTWKQTELRYSYRFICNENYYGQSCSQKCNPRDDRFGHYTCDPDGKRSCLPGWNGQYCEEPICLEGCSKSNGNCSKPGECDCREGWQGIFCDECKRHPACKHGTCQQPWQCTCDEGWGGLLCDQDLNYCTHHKPCRNGTCMNTGQGSYTCTCHPGFTGVNCEREVKECDSRPCLNGGLCTDLESGYKCECPKGYEGDHCQTRVLTCAESPCFHLGRCHDKDDGRSYVCECPAGYTGLNCEKRVDKCTSLRCANGGHCAMEGSVRKCICRSGFSGLHCEVNINDCAKNPCANGSTCKDSINGYTCMCPPGFQGRNCDRRTDVCATRQCLNGGTCRKGVGCVCPPHFSGPQCEAAYAPATTTPTPDDHAPWAAVLLGVGLVAMTVLLCMVFVVLRFVHKQRAREHLDTSTKNNLSDFQKDNLISAMQLKNNNQKLGLEVDCPSEKLNYKHINYHKDYKSQMDYKEELSREDKLHHNEKCLEEKKPLGRIYREKPECRISTICSSRDSMYQSVFVITEERNECVIATEV, encoded by the exons ATGGCACTTTGGTACAAAATTCTTGTACTTAGCTTAATGATAACGACTCAG GCTTACGGATCCGGTGTATTCGAGCTTGGTCTTCATGAGTTTAAGAACGATTACAGATTGCTGTCCAATGGTGAGGCATGTGGTCCCGAGTGTCGAACCTTTTTCCGAGTGTGCCTGAAGAACTACCAAACGGTGGTGACCCCTGGTGAATGCATCTTCGGCAGTAATATCACGCCTGTCTTAGGGACCAAGTCGTTCAGCGTCATGAAGAACGGCGGGGTCAATAAACCAATTCGATTGCCTATCGACTTTAGTTGGCCG GGATCCTTTTCTTTAATCATCGAAGCCTGGTATGCACCGACACAGGAATTATTAG ATACATCGAACCCCGAGTTATTGATTAGCTTTTTTGCCACCCAGAGAAAGTTGGAAGTAGGTGCTGAGTGGTCTCGGGATCATCTGACGTGGAAGCAGACGGAGCTAAGGTATTCTTACCGGTTCATCTGCAATGAAAATTACTACGGCCAAAGTTGTTCCCAAAAATGCAATCCCAGGGACGACCGTTTTGGCCACTACACCTGCGACCCTGACGGGAAAAGATCCTGTCTCCCTGGCTGGAATGGACAATACTGCGAAGAAC CGATTTGCCTCGAAGGATGCAGCAAATCAAATGGAAACTGCTCGAAACCCGGAGAGTGTGA CTGCAGGGAAGGCTGGCAGGGCATCTTCTGTGACGAGTGTAAGAGACACCCCGCCTGTAAGCACGGCACCTGTCAACAGCCCTGGCAGTGCACCTGCGACGAGGGCTGGGGCGGCCTTCTTTGTGATCAAG ATCTGAACTACTGCACCCACCACAAACCCTGCCGGAACGGGACATGCATGAACACGGGCCAGGGCAGTTACACGTGCACCTGCCACCCCGGCTTCACCGGCGTCAACTGCGAGCGGGAGGTGAAGGAGTGCGACAGCCGCCCCTGTCTGAACGGAGGCCTGTGCACG GACCTTGAGAGCGGGTACAAGTGTGAGTGTCCAAAAGGGTACGAGGGTGACCACTGTCAGACTCGGGTGCTGACCTGTGCAGAATCGCCCTGCTTCCACCTGGGCCGGTGCCACGATAAGGATGACGGTCGGAGCTACGTGTGCGAGTGTCCTGCCGGCTACACGGGGCTCAACTGCGAGAAGCGCGTGGACAAGTGCACATCCCTGCGCTGCGCCAACG GTGGACACTGCGCTATGGAGGGGAGCGTGCGAAAGTGCATCTGTCGGTCGGGCTTTAGTGGCCTCCACTGCGAGGTCAACATCAACGACTGCGCCAAGAACCCCTGCGCCAACGGCAGCACCTGCAAGGACAGCATCAATGGCTACACCTGCATGTGCCCGCCTGGCTTCCAGGGCCGCAACTGCGACCGCCGCACCGACGTCTGTGCCACGCGGCAATGCCTGAACGGCGGAACCTGCCGGAAAGGCGTGGGCTGCGTGTGCCCACCCCACTTCAGCGGGCCGCAGTGCGAGGCGGCGTACGCGCCCGCCACCACCACGCCCACGCCGGACGACCACGCACCCTGGGCCGCGGTGCTCCTGGGGGTGGGCCTGGTTGCCATGACGGTGCTGCTCTGCATGGTGTTTGTGGTGCTGCGCTTCGTCCACAAGCAGAGGGCCCGCGAGCACCTGGACACGTCCACCAAGAACAACCTGTCCGACTTTCAGAAGGACAACCTCATCTCCGCCATGCAGCTGAAAAACAACAACCAGAAGCTGGGCCTGGAGGTGGACTGTCCTAGCGAAAAGCTGAACTACAAACACATCAACTACCACAAGGACTACAAGTCCCAGATGGACTACAAGGAAGAGCTGTCGAGAGAGGACAAACTGCATCACAATGAGAAATGTTTAGAAGAGAAAAAGCCACTGGGTAGAATATATAG AGAAAAGCCGGAATGTAGAATATCAACAATATGTTCTTCAAGAGATTCCATGTACCAGTCTGTGTTCGTCATTACTGAGGAGAGAAATGAGTGCGTCATTGCTACGGAG GTATAA